The following are encoded together in the Penaeus monodon isolate SGIC_2016 chromosome 44, NSTDA_Pmon_1, whole genome shotgun sequence genome:
- the LOC119568504 gene encoding zinc finger protein 271-like: MSFLAEWKPLAPATDEEIFSTGGSIKDEFTEYISEDTCFEIKEEHEAYGKDSYNLVQDRDDILRPPLILYNYGNRGSSDGDQAMHKESRKEYTDLINNHIIVHPKEKPYSCEICNKLFSKKFKLVYHMRVHTKEKTYSCERHKRRNHTAAIAARLTRRSVVLVNHLRVHTHGKPYSCEICNKAFSAKKNLVSHMRKHTKEKPYSCEICNKIFSKKFKLVYICEVHTKGEPPFVICKNAFSEKGNSSEALRIHKGESHTAVRFAIRRSSKCDLSKAYPNTSNENRTVVRFATRPSQGNIYLVCH; the protein is encoded by the exons ATGAGTTTCCTCGCCGAATGGAAGCCTTTGGCCCCAGCCACGGACGAGGAAATATTTAGCACAGGAGGCAGTATCAAAGATGAGTTCACCGAATATATTTCTGAGGATACTTGTTTTGAAATTAAGGAAGA ACATGAAGCATATGGAAAAGATTCATataacttggttcaggatcgtGATGACATATTAAGACcgccattaatattatataattatgggaACAGAGGTTCATCAGATGGGGATCAAGCGATGCACAAAGAAAGTCGTAAAGAGTATACAGATCttatcaataatcatataatagtccacccaaaagagaagccatatagCTGTGAAATCTGCAATAAGCTCTTCTCAAAGAAATTTAAACTAGTGtaccatatgagagtacatactaAGGAGAAGACATACAGCTGTGAGA GACATAAacggagaaaccatacagctgcgATTGCAGCAAGGCTTACTCGCAGAAGCGTAGTACTAGTGAACCATCTGAGAGTGCACACACACgggaagccatacagctgtgaaatttgtAACAAGGCCTTCTCGGCGAAAAAAAATCTAGTGAGCCATATGAGaaaacatacaaaggagaagccatacagctgtgaaatttgcaataagatCTTCTCAAAGAAATTTAAACTAGTGTACATATGCGAGGTACATACTAAGGGAGAGCCACCCTTTGTGATTTGCAAGAATGCCTTCTCGGAGAAAGGTAATTCTAGTGAGGCATTGAGAATACATAAAGGagaaagccatacagctgtgagatttgcaataaggcgtTCTTCCAAATGTGATCTTAGTAAGGCATATCCGAATACATCAAATGAGAACCGTACagttgtgagatttgcaacaaggccttctcaaGGAAATATTTATCTAGTGTGCCATTGA